In the Platichthys flesus chromosome 14, fPlaFle2.1, whole genome shotgun sequence genome, GCTTGAACAAGTCTGATACACAGAAAACCTGAGGAAGGGAGAGAATAAACATAAATGAAGTTCTCAGTCCTCATAATTCTCCTGCTCCAGTTTTCTGCTGGTATTTCCCTTTCCTCAAGATACTGTATTGGGTCCTcctttttctctattttccatGCAGCCTCTCTCCATTctaatttcttcttttgtttcattgttaTGCCAACAACAGCCGATTGTTTGAACTGGTCTACCTTTAAAATTCAAATAACTGCCATAAAATGTTAATTCAGAAACTCTTCTCAGTTAAATCCAGACAAAGGGCTTCAGAGCCTCTGTCAAAAATCTCAGCAAACCCCTGATCTTATTTTCAGGCAAGTACATCTAACAATTCAGTATTGATTCAACAAAGTAATAAGTACCATATTCTTCTTTGATTTAGCAAATAGTACTCAAGCTTTGATTTCCTCTAGAAATCGATACTCTTCTCCTGAATACTCATTCCTGAATACAACCAGtgtttaaacattaataaacgACCATATATCTTTTAATCCAACCACTGGCTCTTGATGAAATTTTAGAATCGATTTTTGAAGATGCGGCTTTGAGATCAGttatttccttcttttcttttcacagatctgtgctgctctcttttgtgtctttgaatTATAAAGCCCGTCGTATGGAAAGGGTAACATGACTGAAGTTacaaacattattataattagcTGGAACACAataaaattaacatttacaaGAGATTAATTCTAAATGGCAGTCTTTAATCTAAGATACTAAAATGAAAATAGAACTTAATGGAAGCACTCACTATGCAGTAGGCCACCACGGCTCCTTGTACAAAACCTACAAGGACATCAGTGGGGTGGTGCTTGTGATCAGAGACACGGGACAAGCCAGTGTAGAAAGACATCATGATGAGAGTGAACTGGGTCAGAGGGCGCAGCAGGCGGGCTCCATGCCAGGTGAAGCGAGACTGCAGGTAAAACTGGTGAAGAGACGGAATAGTTTATATAGCGAGTATTCATACAGTTTGTATTGACAGTACACGTGTATTCATGTTCAAATCAATTGAGTAACTCACCACCAGATAAAGCATGGTGTACATCGAGAACGACGCATGTCCCGAGAAGAAGGACTTCCTGAGGGACAGAGGTTTGTGTCAGTTATACCTTATAATCTACAGTATAAACAATACACTTCAAATTACACACTTtttttatacagtatattacgCTACCTGGCCTCTTGAACTTTGCTATCTGGCCCCTGACACTGATAGTCAGTGATATAGCCCAGGGAGCAGTTGATAGTGGAGAAGTCTGGTTTGCACACATCAAGGAAGTGTGGGCGCATGCGGCCCACTGACACTTTGGCAATGTCGGTGAAGGACTGACTGATGGCACAGCCGAAGACGAACACGCCAACCTGCTTATAGAGAGCAGAGATGTAGGGGTTCCCTACGAAAGACTTTGATCCCTCATTCAGAAAGTAGATCCTGTAGCTTTCTCCAATGATGATCTAAAGGGACGGAAGAGACAGTGATGTCAGTGACAAAGTCCCATTCCCAACAATCATTACCCTAATTCCTAAGTAGTTATTTCTCATCTCCTGAGTGACCAGTGAGAACGTGTTGGTGCAGGACAACCAAAGAACTGTATGAAGAATGGGAAAGTTAGTGTGATGCTTATGGTTCACATGT is a window encoding:
- the LOC133968460 gene encoding phospholipid phosphatase 3-like isoform X1 — its product is MQRCLIYEKTMAAETRNGGSSLNNNNNCKDHRRRKLLVGVDLFCLFLAGLPFLVIETSAVQPYRRGFYCDDESIKYPAKKGDTISDGVLSAAGILITILSIIIGESYRIYFLNEGSKSFVGNPYISALYKQVGVFVFGCAISQSFTDIAKVSVGRMRPHFLDVCKPDFSTINCSLGYITDYQCQGPDSKVQEARKSFFSGHASFSMYTMLYLVFYLQSRFTWHGARLLRPLTQFTLIMMSFYTGLSRVSDHKHHPTDVLVGFVQGAVVAYCIVFCVSDLFKPKGRRSTLLPAPVKKDLVPPADIRERSNHLIMA
- the LOC133968460 gene encoding phospholipid phosphatase 3-like isoform X2, whose translation is MQRCLIYEKTMAAETRNGGSSLNNNNNCKDHRRRKLLVGVDLFCLFLVLLVAVFLHKSPFPPYQRGFFCNDDSIRLPSKSSTVSNTVLTAVGVTVPVASIIIGESYRIYFLNEGSKSFVGNPYISALYKQVGVFVFGCAISQSFTDIAKVSVGRMRPHFLDVCKPDFSTINCSLGYITDYQCQGPDSKVQEARKSFFSGHASFSMYTMLYLVFYLQSRFTWHGARLLRPLTQFTLIMMSFYTGLSRVSDHKHHPTDVLVGFVQGAVVAYCIVFCVSDLFKPKGRRSTLLPAPVKKDLVPPADIRERSNHLIMA